One segment of Thermus aquaticus DNA contains the following:
- a CDS encoding DNA-processing protein DprA: MHSESLPQLVPGDSLYPQRLLSLKAPPKLYYIGDAQLANSQRTIAIIGSRHATEDALSWARKAGRHFASKGYVVVSGLAKGVDLLATQGALETGKAVAVVPFGLISKEARARLRDLSPYLEEQLLVLSALEPYAPWRAQYAMWRNRLVVGLADVVLVVQTGLKETLKEGKKGPKRTKSGTWAAAEEARRLGRPVFVLNLPTEGNQALIREGWVRSIPPGEEGFYRIEDFLANLPQKAALPRQGELLFPAE; the protein is encoded by the coding sequence ATGCATTCAGAATCCCTTCCCCAGCTAGTCCCCGGGGATTCTCTCTACCCCCAGCGGCTCCTATCCCTTAAGGCGCCCCCCAAGCTGTATTACATAGGTGATGCACAGTTAGCGAACTCCCAACGAACTATCGCCATAATAGGTTCTCGGCATGCAACAGAGGATGCACTCTCTTGGGCTCGAAAAGCAGGGCGCCACTTCGCCAGTAAAGGGTATGTGGTGGTTTCGGGTCTGGCAAAGGGCGTGGATCTCTTAGCTACCCAAGGCGCTTTAGAAACTGGGAAAGCTGTGGCCGTAGTTCCTTTTGGCCTAATTTCCAAGGAGGCTAGAGCGAGGCTAAGAGACTTGAGCCCTTATTTGGAGGAGCAACTTTTAGTGCTTTCGGCGCTGGAGCCGTACGCCCCTTGGAGAGCCCAATATGCCATGTGGCGCAACCGCCTTGTAGTGGGACTTGCGGATGTTGTTTTGGTGGTGCAGACCGGGCTTAAAGAAACCTTAAAGGAGGGTAAGAAAGGCCCTAAGCGCACAAAGAGCGGAACCTGGGCAGCAGCTGAAGAGGCCAGGCGCTTGGGTAGACCAGTTTTTGTGCTGAATCTGCCAACAGAAGGAAATCAAGCGCTTATTCGCGAGGGATGGGTGCGCTCTATTCCCCCGGGTGAAGAGGGGTTCTATAGAATAGAAGATTTTTTGGCGAACCTTCCGCAAAAGGCTGCTCTGCCTAGGCAGGGTGAGTTGTTATTTCCGGCCGAATAG